A window of Candidatus Saccharimonadales bacterium genomic DNA:
GGACCCGGACCAAAAATCACCATTTAGCCTAAAGCAATACGTAAGTTTACCAGCTGATTTTCGGCTTGAACCGGGCGGTTCCCAGAAGGTAACAATAGCAGTAAACTTGCCGGACAGCTTAAACCCCGGTGGCTACTTTGGAATAGTCAGATTTGCGCCGAAGGGTATAACTGCCGAAGAAGGTGCAGTCGCCTTAAACGCCAGCGTTGGCAGCTTACTGTTGGTTTCAATTCCGGGCGATGTCACGGAGGGACTGACACTGCAGTTTATCGAGGCCAGACGTGACGGTTCCACTCGGGGTATCTTTGAATCGGCGCCAAATACATTAGCGATTGGGCTGGACAATACTGGCAACTCGATCTTGAAGCCTTTCGGCAGGGTAGCGATTGAGAACATCTTTGGCAATGAAGTCTACAGCTATGAGTTTAACGGCGGACAGCTCCGGGGTAATGTATTGCCGCAGAGCAGCCGAACTTTTGAAGATGAAATTCACAACATCGGAAAGATTGGCCGATATACAGTTGAGGCCAATCTGTCTTTTGGTGAGGGCGGCGGAGAGATTATTGCTGCCACGACTACTTTTTGGGTTATACCTTGGCGCCTCATCCTCGTGGCGTTAGCGCTAATCGCTTTGGTTATCTGGTTCGTAACTCGCGGCTTAAAGTCCTATAATCGACGGGTGGTTGCTCAAGCCAAAAGAAACTCATAAGATAGGCACCTCGAGTGGTATACTGGTGCAAGCATGAGCTTCATCATGAAAAACATAAAAAATAAAATTCTTCTCGGTATCGCCCTAGCGTTGGTTAGCTTATATCCAGCACTAGCGCAGGTGACCAACCCCCAAACCGGCTCGGTCGGTATCGAGGGTACGATTCCAACCGATCCGCCGACGGTCGGGGCGACAATAAGCTTTCCGACCAACGGCCAGACTTTTCGTGACATACCCATCAAGGTTCAGGGAATTTGCCCGAAGGATCTGTTAGTTAAGCTGTTTAAAAATCAAGTTTTTGCTGGCGCTGTGCCCTGTTCGAGCCAGGGAACGTTCGAATTGGAAATAGACCTGTTTAGCGGTAAAAACGAGCTGGTGGCTAAGGTGTTTGATTCGTTAGATCAGCCAGGTCCGGACTCTAATAAGGTCACGGTGACATACGATGACGGACCCCAGGACGACGGCATTGCCCAATTGATATTGACTTCGAACTTTGCCCTGAGGGGCGCCAACGCCGGTACACCGCTGACTTGGCCGTTGGCCATCAGTGGTGGCGTACGGCCGTTTGCCATCAGTGTTGATTGGGGCGACGGTGAAACCTCTCAGCTGGCCCTCGATTTAGCGGGTAATTTTACGGTTGAGCATACTTATTTTGAGCCGGGTGTCTACAGGATGGTGGTTAGAGCAACTGACGGGCGCGGAAAGACCGCTTTTATCCAGCTGGTAGCAGTTGCCAACGGCCC
This region includes:
- a CDS encoding PKD domain-containing protein; translation: MKNIKNKILLGIALALVSLYPALAQVTNPQTGSVGIEGTIPTDPPTVGATISFPTNGQTFRDIPIKVQGICPKDLLVKLFKNQVFAGAVPCSSQGTFELEIDLFSGKNELVAKVFDSLDQPGPDSNKVTVTYDDGPQDDGIAQLILTSNFALRGANAGTPLTWPLAISGGVRPFAISVDWGDGETSQLALDLAGNFTVEHTYFEPGVYRMVVRATDGRGKTAFIQLVAVANGPSAQDANAAGTGESGSGLSQNLRIPLLPIYVMFFFVISTFWLGRRYEVRRIKNAVRTGKAVQL